A stretch of Coturnix japonica isolate 7356 chromosome 11, Coturnix japonica 2.1, whole genome shotgun sequence DNA encodes these proteins:
- the MTSS2 gene encoding protein MTSS 2 isoform X6: METAEKECGALGGLFQAIINDMKSSYPIWEDFNSKATKLHSQLRTTVLAAVAFLDAFQKVADMATNTRGATRDIGSALTRMCMRHRSIEAKLRQFTNALMESLINPLQDRIEDWKKTANQLDKDHAKEYKRARHEIKKKSSDTLKLQKKARKGKGDLQPQLDNALQDVNDMYLLLEETEKQAVRKALIEERGRFCTFITFLQPVVNGELTMLGEITHLQGIIDDLVVLTAEPHKLPPASEQVIKDLKGSDYSWSYQTPPSSPSSSSSRKSSMCSSVSSAKGGLPWPGGAQTCSPSSTYRYRSLAQPASTGTRLSSVSSHDSGFISQDAAYSKPPSPMPSDITSQKSSSSASSEASETCQSVSECSSPTSDWSKASPYDQPVVSTLQRRKDRVEHLREAEMGSASSVYPVMGSEDAPRPRMSPATIAAKHGEEVSPAASDLAMVLTRGLSLEHQKSSRDSLQYSSGYSTQTTTPSCSEDTIPSQGSDYDCYSVNGDVECDPQSDFDKSSTIPRNSNIAQNYRRMIQTKRPASTAGLPSGTNLPAGSTPGVATIRRTPSTKPSVRRTLSNAGPIPIRPPIVPVKTPTVPDSPIYAGPARVGSEECVFYAEDASPNPMDFAKASPKRLSLPNAAWGGGVAEISVYAGAAHPMAADEEEDQQLAANRHSLVEKIGELVAGAHALGEGQFPFPTALEETPVPPPTAAMDPPAEDMLVAIRRGVRLRRTVTNDRSAPRIS; this comes from the exons ATGGAGACGGCGGAGAAGGAGTGCGGAGCCCTCGGTGGGCTCTTCCAGGCCATCATTAACGACATGAAG AGCTCTTACCCCATCTGGGAGGACTTCAACTCGAAGGCCACCAAGCTGCACTCCCAGCTCAG GACCACGGTGCTGGCTGCGGTCGCCTTCCTTGATGCCTTCCAGAAAGTGGCTGACATGGCCACCAACACTCGAG GGGCCACGAGGGACATCGGCTCCGCGCTGACCCGCATGTGCATGCGGCACCGCAGCATCGAGGCCAAGCTCCGGCAGTTCACCAA TGCCCTGATGGAGAGCCTGATCAACCCTTTGCAGGACAGGATCGAGGACTGGAAGAAAACTGCCAACCAGTTGGACAAGGACCATGCGAaag AGTACAAGCGAGCCCGCCACGAGATCAAGAAGAAATCCTCTGACACACTCAAGCTGCAGAAGAAGGCTCGTAAGG GGAAAGGGgacctgcagccccagctggaCAACGCGCTGCAGGACGTCAATGACATGTACCTGTTGCTGGAGGAGACGGAGAAGCAGGCGGTGCGCAAGGCGCTCATTGAGGAGCGGGGCCGCTTCTGCACCTTCATCACCTTCCTGCAGCCCGTGGTG AATGGGGAGCTCACCATGCTGGGGGAGATCACCCACCTGCAGGGCATCATCGACGACCTGGTGGTGCTCACTGCCGAGCCCCACAAGCTGCCTCCTGCCAGCGAGCAG GTAATCAAGGACCTGAAGGGCTCTGACTACAGTTGGTCCTACCAGACCCCTCCATCgtcacccagcagctccagctcccgcAAATCGAGCATGTGCAG CAGCGTCAGCAGTGCCAAGGGTGGCCTCCCATGGCCCGGGGGGGCTCAGAcctgctcacccagctccaccTATCGCTACCGCAGCCTGGCCCAGCCGGCCAGCACCGGCACGCGCCTCTCCAGCGTCTCCTCACACGACTCCGGCTTCATCTCCCAGGATGCTGCCTACTCCAAACCACCCTCCCCGATGCCCTCAGATATCACCAGCCAG AAGTCCTCCAGCTCAGCATCCTCAGAGGCCTCAGAGACGTGCCAGTCGGTCAGTGAGTGCAGCTCCCCCACCTCG GATTGGTCCAAGGCCAGCCCCTATGACCAGCCCGTGGTCAGCACCCTACAGCGGCGAAAGGACCGTGTGGAGCACCTGCGGGAAGCCGAGATGGGCTCAGCCAGCAGCGTGTACCCAGTCATGGGCAGCGAGGATGCTCCCAGGCCCCGAATGTCACCAGCCACTATTGCAGCCAAG CATGGTGAGGAGGTGTCCCCTGCCGCCAGCGACCTGGCCATGGTGCTGACACGGGGGCTGAGCCTGGAGCACCAGAAGAGCAGCCGGGACTCACTGCAGTACTCCAGTGGCTACAGCACGCAGACCACCACCCCATCCTGCTCCGAGGACACCATCCCTTCCCAAG GTTCTGACTACGACTGCTACTCAGTGAACGGCGACGTGGAGTGCGACCCTCAGAGCGACTTCGACAAATCCTCAACCATCCCTCGCAACAGCAACATTGCCCAGAACTACCGCCGTATGATCCAGACCAAGCGGCCCGCCTCCACTGCCGGGCTGCCCAGCGGCACCAACCTACCAGCTGGCAGCACCCCGGGGGTGGCCACCATCCGCCGCACGCCTTCCACCAAACCCTCAGTCCGCCGTACCCTCTCCAATGCCGGCCCCATCCCCATCCGCCCACCCATTGTCCCCGTCAAGACCCCAACGGTGCCCGATTCACCCATCTACGCCGGTCCGGCGCGGGTGGGCAGCGAGGAGTGCGTGTTTTACGCCGAGGATGCCTCACCCAACCCAATGGATTTTGCCAAAGCGTCACCCAAACGCTTGAGCCTCCCCAATGCTGCCTGGGGTGGCGGCGTGGCCGAGATCTCCGTCTACGCTGGCGCGGCACATCCAATGGCCGCCGATGAAGAGGAGGACCAGCAGTTGGCTGCCAACCGGCACAGCTTGGTAGAGAAGATTGGCGAGCTGGTGGCCGGTGCCCACGCTCTGGGAGAAGGCCAATTCCCCTTCCCCACCGCACTGGAGGAGACCCCCGTACCGCCCCCCACCGCCGCCATGGACCCCCCGGCCGAAGACATGCTGGTGGCCATCCGGCGCGGCGTGCGCCTGCGCAGGACCGTCACCAATGACAGGTCGGCCCCGCGGATATCGTGA
- the MTSS2 gene encoding protein MTSS 2 isoform X2 codes for METAEKECGALGGLFQAIINDMKSSYPIWEDFNSKATKLHSQLRTTVLAAVAFLDAFQKVADMATNTRGATRDIGSALTRMCMRHRSIEAKLRQFTNALMESLINPLQDRIEDWKKTANQLDKDHAKEYKRARHEIKKKSSDTLKLQKKARKGQLGKGDLQPQLDNALQDVNDMYLLLEETEKQAVRKALIEERGRFCTFITFLQPVVNGELTMLGEITHLQGIIDDLVVLTAEPHKLPPASEQVIKDLKGSDYSWSYQTPPSSPSSSSSRKSSMCSSVSSAKGGLPWPGGAQTCSPSSTYRYRSLAQPASTGTRLSSVSSHDSGFISQDAAYSKPPSPMPSDITSQKSSSSASSEASETCQSVSECSSPTSDWSKASPYDQPVVSTLQRRKDRVEHLREAEMGSASSVYPVMGSEDAPRPRMSPATIAAKHGEEVSPAASDLAMVLTRGLSLEHQKSSRDSLQYSSGYSTQTTTPSCSEDTIPSQGSDYDCYSVNGDVECDPQSDFDKSSTIPRNSNIAQNYRRMIQTKRPASTAGLPSGTNLPAGSTPGVATIRRTPSTKPSVRRTLSNAGPIPIRPPIVPVKTPTVPDSPIYAGPARVGSEECVFYAEDASPNPMDFAKASPKRLSLPNAAWGGGVAEISVYAGAAHPMAADEEEDQQLAANRHSLVEKIGELVAGAHALGEGQFPFPTALEETPVPPPTAAMDPPAEDMLVAIRRGVRLRRTVTNDRSAPRIS; via the exons ATGGAGACGGCGGAGAAGGAGTGCGGAGCCCTCGGTGGGCTCTTCCAGGCCATCATTAACGACATGAAG AGCTCTTACCCCATCTGGGAGGACTTCAACTCGAAGGCCACCAAGCTGCACTCCCAGCTCAG GACCACGGTGCTGGCTGCGGTCGCCTTCCTTGATGCCTTCCAGAAAGTGGCTGACATGGCCACCAACACTCGAG GGGCCACGAGGGACATCGGCTCCGCGCTGACCCGCATGTGCATGCGGCACCGCAGCATCGAGGCCAAGCTCCGGCAGTTCACCAA TGCCCTGATGGAGAGCCTGATCAACCCTTTGCAGGACAGGATCGAGGACTGGAAGAAAACTGCCAACCAGTTGGACAAGGACCATGCGAaag AGTACAAGCGAGCCCGCCACGAGATCAAGAAGAAATCCTCTGACACACTCAAGCTGCAGAAGAAGGCTCGTAAGGGTCAGCTGG GGAAAGGGgacctgcagccccagctggaCAACGCGCTGCAGGACGTCAATGACATGTACCTGTTGCTGGAGGAGACGGAGAAGCAGGCGGTGCGCAAGGCGCTCATTGAGGAGCGGGGCCGCTTCTGCACCTTCATCACCTTCCTGCAGCCCGTGGTG AATGGGGAGCTCACCATGCTGGGGGAGATCACCCACCTGCAGGGCATCATCGACGACCTGGTGGTGCTCACTGCCGAGCCCCACAAGCTGCCTCCTGCCAGCGAGCAG GTAATCAAGGACCTGAAGGGCTCTGACTACAGTTGGTCCTACCAGACCCCTCCATCgtcacccagcagctccagctcccgcAAATCGAGCATGTGCAG CAGCGTCAGCAGTGCCAAGGGTGGCCTCCCATGGCCCGGGGGGGCTCAGAcctgctcacccagctccaccTATCGCTACCGCAGCCTGGCCCAGCCGGCCAGCACCGGCACGCGCCTCTCCAGCGTCTCCTCACACGACTCCGGCTTCATCTCCCAGGATGCTGCCTACTCCAAACCACCCTCCCCGATGCCCTCAGATATCACCAGCCAG AAGTCCTCCAGCTCAGCATCCTCAGAGGCCTCAGAGACGTGCCAGTCGGTCAGTGAGTGCAGCTCCCCCACCTCG GATTGGTCCAAGGCCAGCCCCTATGACCAGCCCGTGGTCAGCACCCTACAGCGGCGAAAGGACCGTGTGGAGCACCTGCGGGAAGCCGAGATGGGCTCAGCCAGCAGCGTGTACCCAGTCATGGGCAGCGAGGATGCTCCCAGGCCCCGAATGTCACCAGCCACTATTGCAGCCAAG CATGGTGAGGAGGTGTCCCCTGCCGCCAGCGACCTGGCCATGGTGCTGACACGGGGGCTGAGCCTGGAGCACCAGAAGAGCAGCCGGGACTCACTGCAGTACTCCAGTGGCTACAGCACGCAGACCACCACCCCATCCTGCTCCGAGGACACCATCCCTTCCCAAG GTTCTGACTACGACTGCTACTCAGTGAACGGCGACGTGGAGTGCGACCCTCAGAGCGACTTCGACAAATCCTCAACCATCCCTCGCAACAGCAACATTGCCCAGAACTACCGCCGTATGATCCAGACCAAGCGGCCCGCCTCCACTGCCGGGCTGCCCAGCGGCACCAACCTACCAGCTGGCAGCACCCCGGGGGTGGCCACCATCCGCCGCACGCCTTCCACCAAACCCTCAGTCCGCCGTACCCTCTCCAATGCCGGCCCCATCCCCATCCGCCCACCCATTGTCCCCGTCAAGACCCCAACGGTGCCCGATTCACCCATCTACGCCGGTCCGGCGCGGGTGGGCAGCGAGGAGTGCGTGTTTTACGCCGAGGATGCCTCACCCAACCCAATGGATTTTGCCAAAGCGTCACCCAAACGCTTGAGCCTCCCCAATGCTGCCTGGGGTGGCGGCGTGGCCGAGATCTCCGTCTACGCTGGCGCGGCACATCCAATGGCCGCCGATGAAGAGGAGGACCAGCAGTTGGCTGCCAACCGGCACAGCTTGGTAGAGAAGATTGGCGAGCTGGTGGCCGGTGCCCACGCTCTGGGAGAAGGCCAATTCCCCTTCCCCACCGCACTGGAGGAGACCCCCGTACCGCCCCCCACCGCCGCCATGGACCCCCCGGCCGAAGACATGCTGGTGGCCATCCGGCGCGGCGTGCGCCTGCGCAGGACCGTCACCAATGACAGGTCGGCCCCGCGGATATCGTGA
- the MTSS2 gene encoding protein MTSS 2 isoform X10, whose product METAEKECGALGGLFQAIINDMKSSYPIWEDFNSKATKLHSQLRTTVLAAVAFLDAFQKVADMATNTRGATRDIGSALTRMCMRHRSIEAKLRQFTNALMESLINPLQDRIEDWKKTANQLDKDHAKEYKRARHEIKKKSSDTLKLQKKARKGKGDLQPQLDNALQDVNDMYLLLEETEKQAVRKALIEERGRFCTFITFLQPVVNGELTMLGEITHLQGIIDDLVVLTAEPHKLPPASEQVIKDLKGSDYSWSYQTPPSSPSSSSSRKSSMCSLAQPASTGTRLSSVSSHDSGFISQDAAYSKPPSPMPSDITSQKSSSSASSEASETCQSVSECSSPTSDWSKASPYDQPVVSTLQRRKDRVEHLREAEMGSASSVYPVMGSEDAPRPRMSPATIAAKHGEEVSPAASDLAMVLTRGLSLEHQKSSRDSLQYSSGYSTQTTTPSCSEDTIPSQGSDYDCYSVNGDVECDPQSDFDKSSTIPRNSNIAQNYRRMIQTKRPASTAGLPSGTNLPAGSTPGVATIRRTPSTKPSVRRTLSNAGPIPIRPPIVPVKTPTVPDSPIYAGPARVGSEECVFYAEDASPNPMDFAKASPKRLSLPNAAWGGGVAEISVYAGAAHPMAADEEEDQQLAANRHSLVEKIGELVAGAHALGEGQFPFPTALEETPVPPPTAAMDPPAEDMLVAIRRGVRLRRTVTNDRSAPRIS is encoded by the exons ATGGAGACGGCGGAGAAGGAGTGCGGAGCCCTCGGTGGGCTCTTCCAGGCCATCATTAACGACATGAAG AGCTCTTACCCCATCTGGGAGGACTTCAACTCGAAGGCCACCAAGCTGCACTCCCAGCTCAG GACCACGGTGCTGGCTGCGGTCGCCTTCCTTGATGCCTTCCAGAAAGTGGCTGACATGGCCACCAACACTCGAG GGGCCACGAGGGACATCGGCTCCGCGCTGACCCGCATGTGCATGCGGCACCGCAGCATCGAGGCCAAGCTCCGGCAGTTCACCAA TGCCCTGATGGAGAGCCTGATCAACCCTTTGCAGGACAGGATCGAGGACTGGAAGAAAACTGCCAACCAGTTGGACAAGGACCATGCGAaag AGTACAAGCGAGCCCGCCACGAGATCAAGAAGAAATCCTCTGACACACTCAAGCTGCAGAAGAAGGCTCGTAAGG GGAAAGGGgacctgcagccccagctggaCAACGCGCTGCAGGACGTCAATGACATGTACCTGTTGCTGGAGGAGACGGAGAAGCAGGCGGTGCGCAAGGCGCTCATTGAGGAGCGGGGCCGCTTCTGCACCTTCATCACCTTCCTGCAGCCCGTGGTG AATGGGGAGCTCACCATGCTGGGGGAGATCACCCACCTGCAGGGCATCATCGACGACCTGGTGGTGCTCACTGCCGAGCCCCACAAGCTGCCTCCTGCCAGCGAGCAG GTAATCAAGGACCTGAAGGGCTCTGACTACAGTTGGTCCTACCAGACCCCTCCATCgtcacccagcagctccagctcccgcAAATCGAGCATGTGCAG CCTGGCCCAGCCGGCCAGCACCGGCACGCGCCTCTCCAGCGTCTCCTCACACGACTCCGGCTTCATCTCCCAGGATGCTGCCTACTCCAAACCACCCTCCCCGATGCCCTCAGATATCACCAGCCAG AAGTCCTCCAGCTCAGCATCCTCAGAGGCCTCAGAGACGTGCCAGTCGGTCAGTGAGTGCAGCTCCCCCACCTCG GATTGGTCCAAGGCCAGCCCCTATGACCAGCCCGTGGTCAGCACCCTACAGCGGCGAAAGGACCGTGTGGAGCACCTGCGGGAAGCCGAGATGGGCTCAGCCAGCAGCGTGTACCCAGTCATGGGCAGCGAGGATGCTCCCAGGCCCCGAATGTCACCAGCCACTATTGCAGCCAAG CATGGTGAGGAGGTGTCCCCTGCCGCCAGCGACCTGGCCATGGTGCTGACACGGGGGCTGAGCCTGGAGCACCAGAAGAGCAGCCGGGACTCACTGCAGTACTCCAGTGGCTACAGCACGCAGACCACCACCCCATCCTGCTCCGAGGACACCATCCCTTCCCAAG GTTCTGACTACGACTGCTACTCAGTGAACGGCGACGTGGAGTGCGACCCTCAGAGCGACTTCGACAAATCCTCAACCATCCCTCGCAACAGCAACATTGCCCAGAACTACCGCCGTATGATCCAGACCAAGCGGCCCGCCTCCACTGCCGGGCTGCCCAGCGGCACCAACCTACCAGCTGGCAGCACCCCGGGGGTGGCCACCATCCGCCGCACGCCTTCCACCAAACCCTCAGTCCGCCGTACCCTCTCCAATGCCGGCCCCATCCCCATCCGCCCACCCATTGTCCCCGTCAAGACCCCAACGGTGCCCGATTCACCCATCTACGCCGGTCCGGCGCGGGTGGGCAGCGAGGAGTGCGTGTTTTACGCCGAGGATGCCTCACCCAACCCAATGGATTTTGCCAAAGCGTCACCCAAACGCTTGAGCCTCCCCAATGCTGCCTGGGGTGGCGGCGTGGCCGAGATCTCCGTCTACGCTGGCGCGGCACATCCAATGGCCGCCGATGAAGAGGAGGACCAGCAGTTGGCTGCCAACCGGCACAGCTTGGTAGAGAAGATTGGCGAGCTGGTGGCCGGTGCCCACGCTCTGGGAGAAGGCCAATTCCCCTTCCCCACCGCACTGGAGGAGACCCCCGTACCGCCCCCCACCGCCGCCATGGACCCCCCGGCCGAAGACATGCTGGTGGCCATCCGGCGCGGCGTGCGCCTGCGCAGGACCGTCACCAATGACAGGTCGGCCCCGCGGATATCGTGA
- the MTSS2 gene encoding protein MTSS 2 isoform X7, translating to METAEKECGALGGLFQAIINDMKSSYPIWEDFNSKATKLHSQLRTTVLAAVAFLDAFQKVADMATNTRGATRDIGSALTRMCMRHRSIEAKLRQFTNALMESLINPLQDRIEDWKKTANQLDKDHAKEYKRARHEIKKKSSDTLKLQKKARKGKGDLQPQLDNALQDVNDMYLLLEETEKQAVRKALIEERGRFCTFITFLQPVVNGELTMLGEITHLQGIIDDLVVLTAEPHKLPPASEQVIKDLKGSDYSWSYQTPPSSPSSSSSRKSSMCSVSSAKGGLPWPGGAQTCSPSSTYRYRSLAQPASTGTRLSSVSSHDSGFISQDAAYSKPPSPMPSDITSQKSSSSASSEASETCQSVSECSSPTSDWSKASPYDQPVVSTLQRRKDRVEHLREAEMGSASSVYPVMGSEDAPRPRMSPATIAAKHGEEVSPAASDLAMVLTRGLSLEHQKSSRDSLQYSSGYSTQTTTPSCSEDTIPSQGSDYDCYSVNGDVECDPQSDFDKSSTIPRNSNIAQNYRRMIQTKRPASTAGLPSGTNLPAGSTPGVATIRRTPSTKPSVRRTLSNAGPIPIRPPIVPVKTPTVPDSPIYAGPARVGSEECVFYAEDASPNPMDFAKASPKRLSLPNAAWGGGVAEISVYAGAAHPMAADEEEDQQLAANRHSLVEKIGELVAGAHALGEGQFPFPTALEETPVPPPTAAMDPPAEDMLVAIRRGVRLRRTVTNDRSAPRIS from the exons ATGGAGACGGCGGAGAAGGAGTGCGGAGCCCTCGGTGGGCTCTTCCAGGCCATCATTAACGACATGAAG AGCTCTTACCCCATCTGGGAGGACTTCAACTCGAAGGCCACCAAGCTGCACTCCCAGCTCAG GACCACGGTGCTGGCTGCGGTCGCCTTCCTTGATGCCTTCCAGAAAGTGGCTGACATGGCCACCAACACTCGAG GGGCCACGAGGGACATCGGCTCCGCGCTGACCCGCATGTGCATGCGGCACCGCAGCATCGAGGCCAAGCTCCGGCAGTTCACCAA TGCCCTGATGGAGAGCCTGATCAACCCTTTGCAGGACAGGATCGAGGACTGGAAGAAAACTGCCAACCAGTTGGACAAGGACCATGCGAaag AGTACAAGCGAGCCCGCCACGAGATCAAGAAGAAATCCTCTGACACACTCAAGCTGCAGAAGAAGGCTCGTAAGG GGAAAGGGgacctgcagccccagctggaCAACGCGCTGCAGGACGTCAATGACATGTACCTGTTGCTGGAGGAGACGGAGAAGCAGGCGGTGCGCAAGGCGCTCATTGAGGAGCGGGGCCGCTTCTGCACCTTCATCACCTTCCTGCAGCCCGTGGTG AATGGGGAGCTCACCATGCTGGGGGAGATCACCCACCTGCAGGGCATCATCGACGACCTGGTGGTGCTCACTGCCGAGCCCCACAAGCTGCCTCCTGCCAGCGAGCAG GTAATCAAGGACCTGAAGGGCTCTGACTACAGTTGGTCCTACCAGACCCCTCCATCgtcacccagcagctccagctcccgcAAATCGAGCATGTGCAG CGTCAGCAGTGCCAAGGGTGGCCTCCCATGGCCCGGGGGGGCTCAGAcctgctcacccagctccaccTATCGCTACCGCAGCCTGGCCCAGCCGGCCAGCACCGGCACGCGCCTCTCCAGCGTCTCCTCACACGACTCCGGCTTCATCTCCCAGGATGCTGCCTACTCCAAACCACCCTCCCCGATGCCCTCAGATATCACCAGCCAG AAGTCCTCCAGCTCAGCATCCTCAGAGGCCTCAGAGACGTGCCAGTCGGTCAGTGAGTGCAGCTCCCCCACCTCG GATTGGTCCAAGGCCAGCCCCTATGACCAGCCCGTGGTCAGCACCCTACAGCGGCGAAAGGACCGTGTGGAGCACCTGCGGGAAGCCGAGATGGGCTCAGCCAGCAGCGTGTACCCAGTCATGGGCAGCGAGGATGCTCCCAGGCCCCGAATGTCACCAGCCACTATTGCAGCCAAG CATGGTGAGGAGGTGTCCCCTGCCGCCAGCGACCTGGCCATGGTGCTGACACGGGGGCTGAGCCTGGAGCACCAGAAGAGCAGCCGGGACTCACTGCAGTACTCCAGTGGCTACAGCACGCAGACCACCACCCCATCCTGCTCCGAGGACACCATCCCTTCCCAAG GTTCTGACTACGACTGCTACTCAGTGAACGGCGACGTGGAGTGCGACCCTCAGAGCGACTTCGACAAATCCTCAACCATCCCTCGCAACAGCAACATTGCCCAGAACTACCGCCGTATGATCCAGACCAAGCGGCCCGCCTCCACTGCCGGGCTGCCCAGCGGCACCAACCTACCAGCTGGCAGCACCCCGGGGGTGGCCACCATCCGCCGCACGCCTTCCACCAAACCCTCAGTCCGCCGTACCCTCTCCAATGCCGGCCCCATCCCCATCCGCCCACCCATTGTCCCCGTCAAGACCCCAACGGTGCCCGATTCACCCATCTACGCCGGTCCGGCGCGGGTGGGCAGCGAGGAGTGCGTGTTTTACGCCGAGGATGCCTCACCCAACCCAATGGATTTTGCCAAAGCGTCACCCAAACGCTTGAGCCTCCCCAATGCTGCCTGGGGTGGCGGCGTGGCCGAGATCTCCGTCTACGCTGGCGCGGCACATCCAATGGCCGCCGATGAAGAGGAGGACCAGCAGTTGGCTGCCAACCGGCACAGCTTGGTAGAGAAGATTGGCGAGCTGGTGGCCGGTGCCCACGCTCTGGGAGAAGGCCAATTCCCCTTCCCCACCGCACTGGAGGAGACCCCCGTACCGCCCCCCACCGCCGCCATGGACCCCCCGGCCGAAGACATGCTGGTGGCCATCCGGCGCGGCGTGCGCCTGCGCAGGACCGTCACCAATGACAGGTCGGCCCCGCGGATATCGTGA
- the MTSS2 gene encoding protein MTSS 2 isoform X4, producing the protein METAEKECGALGGLFQAIINDMKSSYPIWEDFNSKATKLHSQLRTTVLAAVAFLDAFQKVADMATNTRGATRDIGSALTRMCMRHRSIEAKLRQFTNALMESLINPLQDRIEDWKKTANQLDKDHAKEYKRARHEIKKKSSDTLKLQKKARKGQLGKGDLQPQLDNALQDVNDMYLLLEETEKQAVRKALIEERGRFCTFITFLQPVVNGELTMLGEITHLQGIIDDLVVLTAEPHKLPPASEQVIKDLKGSDYSWSYQTPPSSPSSSSSRKSSMCSVSSAKGGLPWPGGAQTCSPSSTYRYRSLAQPASTGTRLSSVSSHDSGFISQDAAYSKPPSPMPSDITSQKSSSSASSEASETCQSVSECSSPTSDWSKASPYDQPVVSTLQRRKDRVEHLREAEMGSASSVYPVMGSEDAPRPRMSPATIAAKHGEEVSPAASDLAMVLTRGLSLEHQKSSRDSLQYSSGYSTQTTTPSCSEDTIPSQGSDYDCYSVNGDVECDPQSDFDKSSTIPRNSNIAQNYRRMIQTKRPASTAGLPSGTNLPAGSTPGVATIRRTPSTKPSVRRTLSNAGPIPIRPPIVPVKTPTVPDSPIYAGPARVGSEECVFYAEDASPNPMDFAKASPKRLSLPNAAWGGGVAEISVYAGAAHPMAADEEEDQQLAANRHSLVEKIGELVAGAHALGEGQFPFPTALEETPVPPPTAAMDPPAEDMLVAIRRGVRLRRTVTNDRSAPRIS; encoded by the exons ATGGAGACGGCGGAGAAGGAGTGCGGAGCCCTCGGTGGGCTCTTCCAGGCCATCATTAACGACATGAAG AGCTCTTACCCCATCTGGGAGGACTTCAACTCGAAGGCCACCAAGCTGCACTCCCAGCTCAG GACCACGGTGCTGGCTGCGGTCGCCTTCCTTGATGCCTTCCAGAAAGTGGCTGACATGGCCACCAACACTCGAG GGGCCACGAGGGACATCGGCTCCGCGCTGACCCGCATGTGCATGCGGCACCGCAGCATCGAGGCCAAGCTCCGGCAGTTCACCAA TGCCCTGATGGAGAGCCTGATCAACCCTTTGCAGGACAGGATCGAGGACTGGAAGAAAACTGCCAACCAGTTGGACAAGGACCATGCGAaag AGTACAAGCGAGCCCGCCACGAGATCAAGAAGAAATCCTCTGACACACTCAAGCTGCAGAAGAAGGCTCGTAAGGGTCAGCTGG GGAAAGGGgacctgcagccccagctggaCAACGCGCTGCAGGACGTCAATGACATGTACCTGTTGCTGGAGGAGACGGAGAAGCAGGCGGTGCGCAAGGCGCTCATTGAGGAGCGGGGCCGCTTCTGCACCTTCATCACCTTCCTGCAGCCCGTGGTG AATGGGGAGCTCACCATGCTGGGGGAGATCACCCACCTGCAGGGCATCATCGACGACCTGGTGGTGCTCACTGCCGAGCCCCACAAGCTGCCTCCTGCCAGCGAGCAG GTAATCAAGGACCTGAAGGGCTCTGACTACAGTTGGTCCTACCAGACCCCTCCATCgtcacccagcagctccagctcccgcAAATCGAGCATGTGCAG CGTCAGCAGTGCCAAGGGTGGCCTCCCATGGCCCGGGGGGGCTCAGAcctgctcacccagctccaccTATCGCTACCGCAGCCTGGCCCAGCCGGCCAGCACCGGCACGCGCCTCTCCAGCGTCTCCTCACACGACTCCGGCTTCATCTCCCAGGATGCTGCCTACTCCAAACCACCCTCCCCGATGCCCTCAGATATCACCAGCCAG AAGTCCTCCAGCTCAGCATCCTCAGAGGCCTCAGAGACGTGCCAGTCGGTCAGTGAGTGCAGCTCCCCCACCTCG GATTGGTCCAAGGCCAGCCCCTATGACCAGCCCGTGGTCAGCACCCTACAGCGGCGAAAGGACCGTGTGGAGCACCTGCGGGAAGCCGAGATGGGCTCAGCCAGCAGCGTGTACCCAGTCATGGGCAGCGAGGATGCTCCCAGGCCCCGAATGTCACCAGCCACTATTGCAGCCAAG CATGGTGAGGAGGTGTCCCCTGCCGCCAGCGACCTGGCCATGGTGCTGACACGGGGGCTGAGCCTGGAGCACCAGAAGAGCAGCCGGGACTCACTGCAGTACTCCAGTGGCTACAGCACGCAGACCACCACCCCATCCTGCTCCGAGGACACCATCCCTTCCCAAG GTTCTGACTACGACTGCTACTCAGTGAACGGCGACGTGGAGTGCGACCCTCAGAGCGACTTCGACAAATCCTCAACCATCCCTCGCAACAGCAACATTGCCCAGAACTACCGCCGTATGATCCAGACCAAGCGGCCCGCCTCCACTGCCGGGCTGCCCAGCGGCACCAACCTACCAGCTGGCAGCACCCCGGGGGTGGCCACCATCCGCCGCACGCCTTCCACCAAACCCTCAGTCCGCCGTACCCTCTCCAATGCCGGCCCCATCCCCATCCGCCCACCCATTGTCCCCGTCAAGACCCCAACGGTGCCCGATTCACCCATCTACGCCGGTCCGGCGCGGGTGGGCAGCGAGGAGTGCGTGTTTTACGCCGAGGATGCCTCACCCAACCCAATGGATTTTGCCAAAGCGTCACCCAAACGCTTGAGCCTCCCCAATGCTGCCTGGGGTGGCGGCGTGGCCGAGATCTCCGTCTACGCTGGCGCGGCACATCCAATGGCCGCCGATGAAGAGGAGGACCAGCAGTTGGCTGCCAACCGGCACAGCTTGGTAGAGAAGATTGGCGAGCTGGTGGCCGGTGCCCACGCTCTGGGAGAAGGCCAATTCCCCTTCCCCACCGCACTGGAGGAGACCCCCGTACCGCCCCCCACCGCCGCCATGGACCCCCCGGCCGAAGACATGCTGGTGGCCATCCGGCGCGGCGTGCGCCTGCGCAGGACCGTCACCAATGACAGGTCGGCCCCGCGGATATCGTGA